A DNA window from Hordeum vulgare subsp. vulgare chromosome 1H, MorexV3_pseudomolecules_assembly, whole genome shotgun sequence contains the following coding sequences:
- the LOC123430731 gene encoding cyclin-dependent kinase inhibitor 4-like, whose product MGKYMRKPKVSGEVAVMEVAAAPLGVRTRARALAMQRQPQGPAGAIHQGEYLELRSRKLEKLPPPPPARRRAAAAERVEAEADEVSFGENVLQLEAMGRSTRETTPCSLIRDQGTISTPGSTTRPSHSNSHRRVQAPARHIIPCSAEMNEFFSAAEQPQQQAFIDKYNFDPVNDCPLPGRYEWVKLD is encoded by the exons ATGGGCAAGTACATGCGCAAGCCCAaggtctccggcgaggtggccgtcATGGAGGTCGCCGCCGCGCCGCTGGGGGTCCGCACCCGCGCGCGAGCGCTCGCGATGCAGAGGCAGCCGCAGGGGCCGGCGGGGgccatccaccagggggagtacCTGGAGCTCAGGAGCCGGAAGCTTGAGAAGCTGCCCCCGCCGCCaccggcgaggaggagggcggcCGCGGCGGAGCGCGTTGAGGCCGAGGCCGATGAGGTGTCCTTCGGGGAGAACGTGCTCCAGTTGGAGGCGATGGGGAG GAGTACCAGGGAGACAACGCCCTGCAGCTTGATTAGGGACCAGGGAACGATAAGCACTCCTGGATCCACAACAAGACCCAGCCACTCGAATTCCCATCGCagggtgcaagctccagcgcgccATATTATCCCATGTTCAGCAGAGATGAATGAGTTCTTCTCTGCTGCAGAGCAACCGCAACAACAAGCCTTCATCGACAA GTACAACTTTGATCCTGTGAATGATTGCCCTCTCCCTGGCCGATACGAATGGGTGAAGCTAGACTGA